The nucleotide sequence TACAGAGTTACTATCAAAAAGTATTGTTAATCAAGCAAGCATTGGAGACTCTATTAGACAATGATGAGGATCTTGCAGCCATGTACTTATTGAAGCCTAGAACAGCTGAACTCAAAGGACATACCGAAGAAATCGAAAACATCTTGGAATCGTACTATTCTCATTGTGATGAGTTTGTGCAGCATTCGGGATCTTTGGTCCACGATATTAAAGCAACAGAGGAAATTGTGAATATTATTTTGGATGCAAATAGAAACTCCTTGATGTTGTTTGAATTGAAGGTTACCATCTATACCTTGGGTATaacttttgcaactttAGTACCTGCTTTCTACGGtatgaacttgaaaaacttcatAGAAGAAAGCCAATACGGATTTGGAGCAGTTGTGGCCTTTTCGATTCTCCAGGGATTGTTCTTGACAATGCTTAATTTGAAGGCATTAAATAAGGTGCAAAGGTTGACTCGAATGGGGGGATCAAGTCGTAGTAAGAAAATGGGAGAAACTCTAAATATGTCCCGACGGGATGTAAAACAAGAGTGGCTCTATGTGTGGATGAAGTAcatgaaaatgaaaaggaCACATTATCATTATCCTACTATGAAAGAGAGGTTTGCAATTTGGAGGATGATGAACGATAATCGACGTAAATAATAATGGTAATGATTTGACTTGTACATATATATAATAGATTTTATGTAAAAAATTAATGAAATTTAACACTTAATCAGAATCCTCAGATTCATTTATTATAGCCTCTTCATTGTCAGATCCTTCCGTATAGTGTGGTACTTCTTCAGATATAtcattgttggtgatttcgtCATTATCATCGAACTTCTTATGGTTGTTCAGGTTGGATGCTTGAGAGGCTTGGAACTGGTCATTGGATAACGACATTCTACGGTTTCTGAACACTGGCTggttctcttcttcagttcCTGGCTTGATTAATGTTCCTTCAATAGAAACAAACCTTCCTGAGCTATGGATGTTTTTAacattgaacttcaactttccttcaattttgatttcattttCGTCCACCCAGTGTCCCAAAGACTTAAATTGGCTCGAATTTTCCGTCTCATTATCTTCACCATACTCATCGATCTGAGATGGTATGAACTTCCAGTCAGAAGGAATATTGAATTTTTTGATGGATGCGTTGAATGTGTCGTGAACTAACAACCCCATATGGGATGCTGTTTGCATGTAGATGTAGCCCTCTAAAACATCGCCGAGTTGAGGTCTCCAAACGAGTAAGTCAACTGATATCCATGAAAAAGTGAATGGAGATGAATCGGAAATCTTTGCTAATGGAACATTATCTTCTGTTTTCCCATCTAGTAACTTGATATTTGAATATGCTATGACGACACCCTGGGCCTTCGGGAAGTAATTCATGATCAAGGGGTCCAAGTGTTGAGCTTTAATTCCATTGATAGGGCTTGATATATGGCATGGTGCGAGTGAAACATACATATCGGTTTGAAAAGACTGAAAGCATTCTGAAATTCCGTCTTTGTTAATAGGATTGTTACTTTCGGGTATTATAAACTGTTTCCTTCTTTTGTGACCATTCATGTTGTTCTTGTGATATTGTTCAGGCATTTTTGCAGAGCACTTTGACTACAGATTTTGgaaatattttttttgCGATGAGAAAACGAGAGCGATGAGAATGGTGATAACAAAGTAGCACGGAATTAATTATTCAATATTAAAATGCAAGGAAAATTATGCAAGTAGGTTATTAAACTGATATGATGAGATCAATGATGTTGGTCGGTGCTAGGTCAACTTGCTCTTCAATTTAAACTTTGTGTTTTGCAATGAATTAGAAAGGAATGCTTGTGGTCCAGTTTGGGCTTGATCTGGATGAAGCTGCGACTTGAAAAGGAtactttcttctttctttaaCATTTGATCCTTCTTCCTAAACCCttttgtacttggagtCTTGAACACAGcaaagttcttgagaatACGAGCTGAATACTTGGTTGGTGCATCTTCAGCTTCTGAATATGCTGGAACACCTGTAAACCGTACCTTCTTATTGAATGAATCACTCTCCTCCATTGGGGATGCAACAATTGTTTCAAAAGCCCTATCTgtagaagaagagattTCAGAGCTCTTTGCTGTAGAACTCGAAACAGACGTATTGGACGATACATTGACCACTTGACTATTCCTCTTGGtattcatcttcgtcaCCTCGTCCCTTGTTTTACGTTTCAATGGAGCTGTCTTAACATCTACAGACGCTGGGTCAAGTGTTTCAATCGGTACAGGGGAAGATACACTAACCTCTGTTGAAGCGATTTCTTCCCGCTCAGCATATCTTCTAATGTTCACCGATGACGGAAGATTAGGATCAAATACAACTGATGTCAAGATCTCCTTCTCTTGCGTCATCAATGAACCGTTTCTGGCAGCTTCTTTCAAGTGGTTCTGAAGCCTTTGGTTGGCACTCAATTTCGTGGGAGGCGTTGAATATGTTTCCTCTGCAATCACAGATTGCTTGGTAGGTGTCACGGGTTTTCTGGATATACTAGTTCTTCTCACAGGAGTGGGACTTAATCCCTTCTGTTTTAATGCAGCTGCTGCAGCTCCTGAAGATGCTATCCTCGAACTCAACGGGGAAGTAGATGGAGAGGGATAATTATTGATCACCAGTAAATGCTCTGGAGAAGACTGTGGTTGGGAATTAGATCTTCGACGACCATTAGCAGCAGAATTGGCAGAAGGTGCGGTCAAGCTAGTAATACTTCCAGCTCTGACTGGTAAACTATTGGCAGATCCGTTGGCAGTGGGACTCAAAAATATCATAGAGTTTGGCCTTTGCAGTCTAGGACTGGTGGTTGTCTTGGGAATAATAACAGAGTTACGATTAAATGAGTTGACAGTTGCCATTCTTGTTATGGAGCTGGCGGAGGCAGTGGAGTTGTTTGAcgaaactgaagaagacCTCGAAGGTCTGTTGAAAATGGACTTTTCCTTGGTGCTAGTACTAGAATTGTCGTCCACAGCAAGttttttcatcttcttctctaTACTAGCTGCATCATCAGTAGAAGACTCGGCTTTAGAGTTTGTGTTCTTCTCCACTGAGTTAGCAGTTTCTGTCAAGTAGAATTTTGGTAGATTGTTGATTCTTCTGAATCTCAATTCTGCAGCAATCCAGTTTCtaccaaattcttcaaacttaATCAAAGAGCTTTCTAACAAGAAATGACCTTGACTGGCAAAGTTGTTAAAGTCTAACACATTCTTAACATTAACCTCGAACTTTGAATTCTGTCTAAGTAGTCTCGTCAAGTTGGCAATTAAAACCccattcttctttgtttgaTTGAAGACCTCATCTatgttcttcaaaacagTAAATTTAAGAAAATTGGAATTTGGGGACAgcatcaaaaacttctgATCATTTAAATGTTGAAAATTGGATAAATAGATCTTTCTGCCAAATCTCCTCAATATAATGTACATATCGTTCAACCGCAAAGTTAACAACATTATTTTATGTAGCGACAATTCCCAATCTTGGATACTGTTCAATTTAGTCAAGTTTGACTTTAATCCCTTAAACTTGGAAATTGTCACTTTCAAATTGGATAAGGCTTGCTTGTAGTTCTCTATTATAACAAAGATCATTCTGATATCAATGTCTATCAAAGttgcttcaacaaatgTATTGTCCTTAAGCAAATTTTCGTCTTTTGTGATGTCAAATAAGAGCTCGCTTGAACCCACCAAATCTAAATCCTTATCAGTGAAAGTGGCTTCGATTATCTTATCGTATTTGGAGGCATCATAATCAGGCAACTCGGAGAGTGCTTGTGCTAGTCTCTTCTCATAACCTTGTAAGCAATGATTATACAAAGTTTCCAATAATTTGGTGCATTTAGCACTGGTTGCTGTGGAAGGTATATCTATCATCGGATTAATGTTGACATCGTTACTATCGTAAGGAATATGGCTGACAATGGGAGAGATGTTTATGGGAGAAACcttgaataacttgaagTTAGAAACTGCCTCCAATTTGCTATTGAATAGTCCTTCATTTATGGCAAATACGTTACCTGATAATAACGTCAAATAATTGCATAGTCTAAGTTTATTAGCCGAACTGGACGACAACAATTCCGCCAAAAATGGGAGAAGATGCTTGATTTTGTAAATTGCATACTTGTACTGGAGTATCTTACAATCCACGAACGATATCCCCGGTACCAAATCTGATTGCATTTTGGTATTGAGTGTGGATGGTTTGAGGACTTTGTCTATCAAGAATATTAGTTATCCCACTAAATGTGTAAATTGGA is from Yamadazyma tenuis chromosome 6, complete sequence and encodes:
- a CDS encoding uncharacterized protein (EggNog:ENOG503Q3B8; COG:K), producing the protein MPEQYHKNNMNGHKRRKQFIIPESNNPINKDGISECFQSFQTDMYVSLAPCHISSPINGIKAQHLDPLIMNYFPKAQGVVIAYSNIKLLDGKTEDNVPLAKISDSSPFTFSWISVDLLVWRPQLGDVLEGYIYMQTASHMGLLVHDTFNASIKKFNIPSDWKFIPSQIDEYGEDNETENSSQFKSLGHWVDENEIKIEGKLKFNVKNIHSSGRFVSIEGTLIKPGTEEENQPVFRNRRMSLSNDQFQASQASNSNNHKKFDDNDEITNNDISEEVPHYTEGSDNEEAIINESEDSD
- a CDS encoding uncharacterized protein (EggNog:ENOG503P7UU), whose product is MQSDLVPGISFVDCKILQYKYAIYKIKHLLPFLAELLSSSSANKLRLCNYLTLLSGNVFAINEGLFNSKLEAVSNFKLFKVSPINISPIVSHIPYDSNDVNINPMIDIPSTATSAKCTKLLETLYNHCLQGYEKRLAQALSELPDYDASKYDKIIEATFTDKDLDLVGSSELLFDITKDENLLKDNTFVEATLIDIDIRMIFVIIENYKQALSNLKVTISKFKGLKSNLTKLNSIQDWELSLHKIMLLTLRLNDMYIILRRFGRKIYLSNFQHLNDQKFLMSSPNSNFLKFTVLKNIDEVFNQTKKNGVLIANLTRLLRQNSKFEVNVKNVLDFNNFASQGHFLLESSLIKFEEFGRNWIAAELRFRRINNLPKFYLTETANSVEKNTNSKAESSTDDAASIEKKMKKLAVDDNSSTSTKEKSIFNRPSRSSSVSSNNSTASASSITRMATVNSFNRNSVIIPKTTTSPRSQRPNSMIFLSPTANGSANSLPVRAGSITSLTAPSANSAANGRRRSNSQPQSSPEHLSVINNYPSPSTSPLSSRIASSGAAAAALKQKGLSPTPVRRTSISRKPVTPTKQSVIAEETYSTPPTKLSANQRLQNHLKEAARNGSLMTQEKEILTSVVFDPNLPSSVNIRRYAEREEIASTEVSVSSPVPIETLDPASVDVKTAPLKRKTRDEVTKMNTKRNSQVVNVSSNTSVSSSTAKSSEISSSTDRAFETIVASPMEESDSFNKKVRFTGVPAYSEAEDAPTKYSARILKNFAVFKTPSTKGFRKKDQMLKKEESILFKSQLHPDQAQTGPQAFLSNSLQNTKFKLKSKLT